Sequence from the Nymphaea colorata isolate Beijing-Zhang1983 chromosome 9, ASM883128v2, whole genome shotgun sequence genome:
TTTTTAGTAGGAAATGGCGGATGGTGTAACCAAATGGTATTTTATGAAGGATTTGGGAGTGGAACTGGTGAATGTGAATTTACCGTAATGATCTGCGGAATTGATGGTTTCCACATAATCTGAAAAGAAAACTGaacataaaaaactaaaacaaatgGCGTCATCCTTGGCGATGCTAAAGGGATAATAATTTGTGATGGTTTTATCCTGTAAGTCATGCCTCCCATGCTGCTTGCTGCTTCAATTGATGGTTTCCCCAtaatctgaaaagaaaaaggaaactagAACAATAGCGTCATCCTTGACGATACTAAAGAGATAATAGTTTGTGCTACGTCATGCATCCCATGCTGCTTGCTGCTTCAATTAGttatattattttattctaTTTAGATTGGTTAGTTGTTTCCATGATTATTGCATTCTATGGAGGAGCATTCTCTTAGCCCTTATACATAGCATTAGTGTGTTCACTTCTGGAACGTAAATAAACtgaaattttcttcctttttttttcttcttctttttacgTGCCTTCATTTTGGCATTATGCTAATAATTATGATCTTCCAAAAAAtatctacttatttttcttttgtcttatCTCCTAGTATTATCCTAGTCTCAACCGATCAAGATGTTGTATGAAAGGCATATGCACAGGTActtctttgttatttcatttaattGGACTTGTTGCTGATGGAAGCTTGCTGCATGCTTATGTGAATTTATCTTGGCAGAGTGTTTTCTACAGATGAAGCCACCACATTCCACTCGTCCTACACAGTATCCTTTACCTTTTGATCCATTTGGGTGTATGCAGTAGTATCTGAAAAGAATAGTGATATTATTGTCAATCCATGAGATTCTTAACATTAAGGTGTCCTTTCTGCAAAACTGCAAATTATGCAGTAGAATATCGTGGTTTCAAGACCAAGGAGGAGAAGGGCAAGGAACAAATTGTAAGATTCTCTTTATTACTGGATCATTTTTCTTACAAGTATGTTCCATTACTGTGTTACATGGTGGATATAAGACTGGATTTTGTTCAGATCTGATTTTACACTCTTGGAAACTTGCTTCTTCAATCTCTATCCTTTTTTATGTGTAGGAGGAGCAAAGAGTTATTGAAGCAAAAATAAGGATGAGACAACAGGAGcttcttgaagaagaagaaagaatcctTAAAAGGCAAGAGAGAAGTTTGATCGCAGAGGAAACTGAATGCGGGGATGTTACAACCAGTAGGGATGTTACAATCAGTTCAATTACAGGTTTGAATGAACCTTTAGTTTTCCCTTACTAACATGCAGATTATTTTACTAATATGCAACTTTCTTACAGTGACAACTCCGCCATCTGTTAGATCATCTCGAATGGAAGAAATTTCACCATCTCAAGATTCATTTTCTGTCCCTTTAATCAGGCAACCTATCCACACCACAAGACAGAACAGGTTTGGATGGATAATTATTTCTGTGCTTTCATAAGTTCTTATTTGGAGcaaacaatcaaaatttggtCATTTGATTTGATAATTTTGATTTGATCATTTTACCATGATCTAGGcttccttttgcttttctttggaGCAAGCAATCAAAATTTGGTCAGTACCTTAAGCTATAGTTCTGTAATTCCTCTTAAATGCCAACAGCTTCATCAGATTTACAACCTTCTACAGAACCAGTTAATTAACTTACCCAATTGTTTTTCTCTACTTGTTGAAAATCATGCGGCAAAGGCCAATTTTTAACATCATCTTGTTTTTCAGTAGCTATGTACAAGCTTGCCTTTTGTTCGTAGCTCCTACCTCTATTTTGTCAACAACAAGTTTTGTAAGAAATGTTGACCTCATCTGTCTCTTGGAGACTAGCATGTATTTGTATATTGGCGCTACCACCATATTTGACTGTCAGCTGTCCGTTTCCTGGGTTTTTTCCTTGTAATATAAGAAATTGATAGCACGTATTGTAGGCTTTGTTGAGTAATCCTGGATCCTTTTTGCCTAGCCCATTCTGTTCAGTAGGCAATCATAGGTGTCTCTTGCTTATGCAAATGGACAACTATATGATGATTGGGTTTCATTTGTAAGGGATATTCTTTTTGGGGTGAGGCAGATTTTTGAAGCATATGTCCAATGCATTTGAAATATGGATCCTATGGATGCATGGCTTGAGAATATTATTGGGTGAGGACGTGAGGTAGAACTTGAAGATTTTAGAAGCAGCTGCAGTGAAGCAATGTTGTCGGGACATGCATTTGGAGAAAACTTATGTTTATGCAAACAGGAATATGGTCTGCACTTTTTGTTGAAATTCTTATCTGATGGTGGGAATAAGGTTTAGGAATTAGGGGTGATTAGTGGGTTAACCATCCCATGGGACACACAAACAAACTGGTGATCTGGTGTGGCAGACCAAATGCGTATGGCTGACACATGAACAGACTAGTGATCATTGTACTTTAGCAAATGCTTGTGGAAAATGTGTATGGACAACCAGAAGACAGGATGTTTATTCTTTGAAGATGGTTTAAATCTTCAAAGTCTTTTGGGTGCAGTTTTGATTATTAGAAACTTATCTTCTTGCATTTGAAAATGCTTCACACTGTAGTGTGTTGTGTTAAATACAAGTTGTGAGGTCATATGGATTTTGTGAGAGGTTCAATATTCACATTTAGTGGAGAGCAGTTTAATTATCAATTTTGAGTGGCACAGAGAAGAAACCACAAACAACAGTGTACAGAAGaagatttttgaaaacaatGGCAAACAGAGAACCTATTTATGGTTTGTAGCTTGCTGAATGGGATGCAAAAGTAGCTAGTCCTTCACCTTGGATTTTAAATTGCATAAGGAATTAACGAATGTTTATTGTTCTTAGAGGTGAAAGTTTTAGGAAAAGTAAGCAGCATAATCAGGTGAAAGAAGGAACTACAAATGTATCAAAATGATCAATCAGATGCTAAAAGAAGGAAACACAAGCATCGCAAGATGATCAAGCCCCAAAAGAAGGCAAGATGGTCTGACCAATCCCCTTCTACAGATTAAAATGGTTGAAGCAAGAAAGTGTTAATGCTGTAAGACTAGATtttagttgaaacttgaaaccatATGGAGTGATTCAGGTGGTATTGAATTTATATTGGCAAATTGATAGGATGCCTCTTCCACAAGGAGTTGGATTGATCTTTTCTATGGCcagccagaaattttggttgCATGACTTTGTGTTTCTTTTCGACCACTTTGCGTTGCAGAAAGtgttattttttctaaaaattagtTGCTTGTTTCTTGCCTGTTGCATGTTATAGCTTATGCATAGTACTAGTTAACCACTTTTGCTATATCTCAATTGTTGTCCGCCATTTAGTAGCTTCTTACTTTTTCTGTTGTTTATTGCCTTCGATCTTTACTTGTGATTTTGCTCCACATTTGATTGGACCATATGGAAAGCTGCATAATcttcttttagaatttttgttttaagtcACTAGCATGAGTGTCAACAGAGctataattttatttacttcTTATTTccttggaaaaagaaaatagtacAAGCATTTGTCTGTGATTACTGAAATTTTCATGTCCTTCTTGATATTGATAAAGAAATTTTCTATTGCTTGCAGGGATGATGGATTTGATCTAGACCTAGAAGATATAATGGTCATGGAAGCAATCTGGCGATCCATTCAGGTACTTTCTGGGAGCTTTATGGAGATTGGTTCCTTCTTAAAGCTATTGAATGCAAGCATATTGGGGTGGTGGTAGAATGTGCAATTGAAATCCTCTTAACTAAAAAGCAGCACGAACTGGCAATCTGTGGTCATTtgtataattttaaaattgttcTAGTGGTGCTTCATATTAGATTTCCAACTTCCCTTCCCTTGTGCTTTTTCTTGGACAGTATGCTTGTATCATGCACGTCTCATGATTCATGAAAGCTCTCCACTGTCCATGTAAGCTGTTAGAAAATTAAATCTTAATGGCTTCATTTGCAATGAGTTGCATTGATGAGAATAACCTTACAATCTGGTCATACAAAGTTCACAAAACCACAAATGTTCATGATTGTATAACAATGAAggtattttttttcacttaaatAAATGGGATGAATTTCACTGCATTGTACATGGGGAGTAATGGCTAGCCATTAGACTAATCCATGAATTATCAGCAGCTTGTTGTAGAAGGATGAGTCACTTTAACTGGTTGAGAATAAGATAAAGGATCACATATATAAAATGCCTAAAGTATATCAAAAATCTAGAATACAAGTGGAAGCTGTCTGGCAAAACTTCAAGAAAGGAGGTTGGGCTTCGCTATCGGCAAGGCAGAAGTGCTAACAGCGAGGCAATAAGCATAAGAGGAGCACCTCCACTTTGTCAGAGGAGCTTGCAAAATGACTTTGCAAACTCCACCTCAAAAGGAAATGACTACAAGTACAGTTGATCCTTTGTATGAAAAGagcatctttcttttctcttattgAAGCAACTGACTTCGAGTCCACTATTTGGGCCTATTATATATGCTGATGGGATTGATATTGTGAGAAAATGGaatgaatgaaagaaatttgCTGCACAAAACTAGATTTCTTTTAACAATTGAAAGTTTGTCAAAAGAAAGTTAACATTAATCTTTATGAGGGCTTTTTCATAGTCGTCCAACAAGCTGATACTTGGAGCCAAAAGAGAAAGACGAACATGTTGTCAACATTTGTCATGTTCGTGTTTCATATGCTTGTGAAAATGTGTTTTGCTTCTTAGTTGGATGACACATTTATTATAACAACAAAGTTTAGAAATTCCTATTGACAGAACAATCATATGCTTGAAGAGTTTCCTTAACTAGATTTTTTCAATGACGTTGGAGAATGGACACTTTTGCTCCATACTTAGCTTCATTGGATGGAGGCTTGTTATGCTATTTTAAGATACCGTGAAATTAATGACCTGCattgcaaatttgaaaaattggttGAAGGTCTTAGAGTCAACTTTAGTCTTTAAGTCAAAATGACTAGGAAATTAAGTTAAATGACGAGAATGATAAGCAGAAGCTTTGGTCATTCTTTTGTTATATTATATCCATCTATATGCGATACTGTGGTGAGTGCACAAAGATCGAAGTATGTTGAAACTTTCTGCCATGTGTAGTACTTGAGCTGTTGAGCAGTATTGGTGCTCGAACTTTTGAAATAGGTGAGAGAACCTATTACTTGTTGAAATGGAGTAAGATTGCattcagttttcattttaagaGAGCCTCCACTTTCTTATCATGAAAGCGAGCAACAAATAGGGACAACAAATAAATGGTTGGGACCATCGTCAGTCTTGGATTTTTAGGGTGAGGTTTTTGTTGGGTATAAAATGGGAAGTTTGTTTTTATGGGAAAAATCTTGAGGGTTCAGAAAGTTTgaagtataaaataataatagaaaacattatgaaaagttgaattttctactgattttcttacaaaaactGATGAAAGTCCAAAATAGTCATTAAAATATTAACAGAAGCATCAAATCAGGATCAAAATCAATCAGGTTTGACAAGAAATTCAATGTCTGTTTcgcaatcaaaatttgaattcagcataatttttcttgcaaaatctGATGGGTGTCAAATTCAGATCAATATCTGTGTACATGTAAAACCCAGATAAGATTTCTCATTTGTACATCTGAATTTTACTCCAAGTTTGATTATGCAATAACCAATTAGTAGAATCTGGTAATAGCTGCATCATATCCATTTGTATCTGTAGGAACAAATTTTGTTTGGATTCAGAATATTCTTTTGGAGAATAAGGCATTCAAATCTTGAGAAAGTGTCCTTTAGAAACTAGGCTTTGACCTCCCAAGTCCCAACTTGATTCATGTCAGTCAAGCTTAGCTCAGAAAATACCATGCTTACAATGATAACAAACTCATCAGCATATAGAAACACTTTTGCTATTTCTTCAGGGAAATTTTGCTGACCATGACAGGACAGTAATGGATCTTATATCAGGAGATGAGTTGTGAATTACTAGATTTAGGTGCTTTTATTGCATTCTATGAATGGATCTTACACAAGTGAAGAACCTTATGTCAGGAACCTTCCGCATAGGGTTGGTTCTATCGGACTTTGTCCACTAAAACGTGCATTTTGACATCCATGGGAGGGTGCTTTTCAATAGGGGCTACAAGAATGAGTGTCTAAGGCGGTCATACATGCCACTAGGGGAGGTATTTCATTGTAATCTGTTCCATACACATATACTTTTCCGCAATTTAGTTCAGTATTCCAATCACATTTGAATGTATTGGAAGTTGCTTGATGTTACTTTTTAATTGTGGATAgtaatggaaaaaatatattgatAATATGAATCATATGCACTCCAATGCAGGAGGGTGATGCTGGTCAACGGCCTGTGCCCTTTGAGGAACCTGCTTgttcaagaccttcaagttcAGAAGTCCAATGCACACCATCTGGGTTTCCACATAGAGAACCATCTCCATCTTCTGGACTAGCTTGTGCAATTGCAGCTTTGGCTGAGAGGCAGCACATGGATACAGAACTAACTTCAGATGACAGATCCAATGGGATAGCAGGATCGAGGAACAGCACAGTTTCAGAAGGTGAGGCAAGAACAAGCACAGGACATCCTATTCAAGAGAGCTGGATTGAGGTGTCTCCAGAAAGTGGAAGGGCTTTGTCAAGAGATGATGCTGAGTGGATGGTGGATCATGTATCGGAGGTGGCAGAAGCTGGCACCAGCTATGCAAGTAGCAGTGTGCATTCTGTTTCCGATGCTGCTATTGACTGTTCACCATCTATGCCAGGCTTAGATTTAGCTAGTGATCCGTCTCCTTTGACACATCAGGGTGGGGTTGTGCCCGAGAGTTTTGAGGAGCAGATGATGCTTGCAATGGCCATTTCTCTGGCTGAGGCCCGAGCTAGGCCAAGCTTGCATGGTCCTTGGCACTTGAACAGTTGTTAGTAGCTTTATGAACGAGAAGTTGTGCGGATTTTTCTTGTTACAAAGAAGGAAATAGGTGTAGAGTACCCTAATGGGAATGAAGAAAAACAGGTGGTCAGTGGCAACATTGATTCTATTacaaaaaaatcacttgttattttttttttcacttttttccttaACTTTTCTGCCAGGATAGGGTTTTCTGCAGGAAGATGTAAAGCTATAAGTGGTTCTTTcacaattttgattcaaatgACCTATTTTACTGTTGTATGTGCTCTTATACTTCTCTAGTGGAAAATGTTCTTTTCACTGCCTCTGTTCTCAGGTTCAACTGCATGAGAGGTGGCCAAGCTTCCTCATTTTGCCACGTTCCATGTGTAAGTAGGGCTGGGAGATGAGATGAGCTGCGCTGCCCATCACTTGCCTAGAATTTGACTAATCAAGAGCCTACTTGAATTCATGAAATAGGGTCAGCAAGCTGAACATGAAGAAACAGGTACTTGGCTCACTTATAATCATTAACTAATTACTTACTATTTTTACATGTATCAAGAAGTTTTTGAGGTTCAATTCCTACTCATTGTAGATCTGCGATAACATATTTATTTTGCGACTGAACCAGTCCAAGTTTGGGAGGCAGGTTATGCCCATCTATTATTCTGACATAATGacattgttttttcattctattaAGGTCGTTAAAAGCCACTCATTTAGCTGCGCTTCATCCATGAGCTCCAGCTAGGTTTGGTTCACCATGATAAATGAACTGAGCTTGAAAACTTTATGTTCAGTTTGTTTGATCCATTTTCCAGCCTATATCCACTGAAATTTGTctttcgttttccttttttgccttTCAAAAATGATTCTGTTTAGCAGTCAAGAAGCGGGCTCCTCTTTGACCAGTCAACCGTTTGTCTTTCAATCGAATGGGTCCAAAGGAAAACCTGaatttcttcaatcttcttTGGAGCAGCTGCAGTCTCCCTTGGGCATATTTAAGCCCCAGTTGAACATTTATTACTTCAGTTGTTCAAAGGGTAAAGGCCATGGAGATTGCGCCATGACTGCTCCGGAAACAGTCACAGCCCTCCCAAGTTCTCCCCATGCTGACCTATTTAGGACTCACTGGTCTCACTTTTCAGTCCGAAGCCTCCATAGGTATttctagagaaaaaaaatttgcagaaaGATCTGTTTGGTCGGTTTGATTCTGTTTtgtttgctttaattttgaagCTGGGAAACGGACAAGTCAATGTTCCTCGGGAGGAACATGGTACTCGTGCTATCAAATTGCCTCTAGCCGAGTTTTCTTTTGTAGGCAatgcaggatttttttttaattatttttttaatttttttttttatgtttaggAATCCTACCGAGGCGAAACGACGGAGGTGGCCCCTACGGCGACTTGTGGTGATGTATGCTCATCTAGAAAATGTTCTTCTTGCCCCATGGGTTGTtgcaaatatgtaaatattgcAGTAATTGTGTCGGTCGCGTTATTGGTGCTTacggatattttttttttctatatgttCTTCTGTTTATAGCATATGTTTCTATGACTCTTAAAAACTCGTGTGGCTTCTAAGAAATTGACGCCGTAGCTAACGTGGAGTCACTAGAATATGTTTTAGTGAATGTTTTTCAGAATTAGGATAACAAAGTTGTGCATATTCTTGTATCTCACATATAGCTTTCTTATAATGACATTTTCATGCAAAAGGTTCTGccattgatttgaaaaaaagcGCTCTTACTTGATATCTCTAATGCTGGTTTTATCGATGTAACTGTATGTAACTGTATGTCCATTTAGGGGTCTCCCTTTTGTTCATAGTCTCTAAAAGAGATTgcgcatttattttttcaggcCTTGATTGTTGCCGTGTAGTTGAAGTGTCAGTCTAAGTGGAAAGAAATGGTGGTGATGTCCTCAAGGGCTCGCTCCGGAATTTTATTGTAGAGGTGGAACGAAAGTTCAATTCGGTGAAAAGTTTTATCACGAAACAAACGTGGAACTATATGAAACTTTACTTTTGGCAACAAAGTTTTACCAAGATGGTGGGACTTTATTCATGGTATTTTTTTACCATTAAAGtgcatgttttttaatttacGGTTGTTGAACTATTGTTAAAAATAGATCATGTTTAAATTTTCATGCAGAAACAAACATGGTATTAAAAAACCcagaacaaacaaaaattcCATCAAAAATTTCTGTGGTACAGCGTTTTGATTCCTGAGTATTTACTTACAAGTATTCCCACGCTACCCAAGTGCAAGACGTTCTTAAACTTAGGAGAGTGTTGAGAGCATATGCTTACTCATGGAGCAACACATCGTTACTTCAAGCCCTTGTTCGTAGGTGTCAGCAAAAGTACGCTTGCATTGCATTTAAAAAGAGGAAATGAAGCCTATTTTCAGATTATTACTAGAAGGTAGACCCTGAAAAGATATTCGATCACGTTGATAGATGATGAGATTCTCTTGATGTTAAGAAACTGCCTTAGTGTGTCTGTGTGTAAAATCAACTATACAGATATAACGTCCAACATCTAGTATTGTATCTTCAAGTGCTTTTTTGATAAATCTAAGTATAGTTATGAACTCATATgttaaaacaatgaaaaaaatgaaaaaaaaaattcatcattGCCAGTGTCTATCGGATTTTTTATGAGTTGAGATAAAAGCATCG
This genomic interval carries:
- the LOC116260963 gene encoding E3 ubiquitin-protein ligase DA2L-like, giving the protein MGNKLVRKRQIVDEKYTRPQGLYPLGRDVDHKKLRKLILESKLAPCYIGDEEGGLDLEECPICFLYYPSLNRSRCCMKGICTECFLQMKPPHSTRPTQCPFCKTANYAVEYRGFKTKEEKGKEQIEEQRVIEAKIRMRQQELLEEEERILKRQERSLIAEETECGDVTTSRDVTISSITVTTPPSVRSSRMEEISPSQDSFSVPLIRQPIHTTRQNRDDGFDLDLEDIMVMEAIWRSIQEGDAGQRPVPFEEPACSRPSSSEVQCTPSGFPHREPSPSSGLACAIAALAERQHMDTELTSDDRSNGIAGSRNSTVSEGEARTSTGHPIQESWIEVSPESGRALSRDDAEWMVDHVSEVAEAGTSYASSSVHSVSDAAIDCSPSMPGLDLASDPSPLTHQGGVVPESFEEQMMLAMAISLAEARARPSLHGPWHLNSC